Within the Camelus dromedarius isolate mCamDro1 chromosome 2, mCamDro1.pat, whole genome shotgun sequence genome, the region AGGCCACTCCTAGATGGGGAGGTCACTGACACAGCGCCAGGCAGAACGAGGAGACAGAGGCAAACATTCCCAACGgaagaacaagacaaaacctcAGAGGACGATCttagtaaaatggagataagtCTATATTTTTCATGGCTTCCTTTTAGGGTGATGaaccaaaaagaacaaaatctcaAGCCCTAAGTTGACTTAAGAGTTAGAGGGAAGAGAGGTTAACTCTGCTGAGAAACCCACCTCTACATTTGTATGAGAATTGACCTTGTCCTTTGCTCTCAGTTGGGCTGATAACCGGTTCCCAGCACCAGTTTGACAGCATCCCGTGTGCCTCAGGACAGGGAAGGCACTGTGACACGGCTTCTTCCTTATGCCTGTTCAGTAGCCTGGAGGAAATGACTGCCACACATTATGCTGGCGTCTGCGAACAAACTTGTCCAAAGCAGTTGATGTGGAGGCCTAGGAATGCTGATGCATCTCTGCAATATTCTTATGACCAGCAGGGGGCGAAATGCTCCAGTATCCTTCCGATCTCGGAGACCTGCTGACGGGCTTGCTGCCCGCGGGCCAGGGCTCAGGCGTGCTAGGACGCGGGGGCTCTGGGGGCGTGCGCCATCATTACCACCGAGTGCAAGAGCAGGTAGATTAAAGTTCTAGGAATTCACAAGTAGGAAAAGCATCGCGACTTTGTGGGTTCAGAGTTGTAGCCTCCAAGAGCTGACCAGACAAATACAGGCCAGTGGAGCAGAAAGGAACAACAGGGCACTGAAATGTGCTACGTCTAAGCCAGTGCTGAAGGCTGAAAAGGCCAACCGTCCAACAAGCAGCAGTCCGCAGCTGAGACAATACTGACTCCTACCAGCTATGCGGGTCTGGTTTGCTCGACCTCACTGAGCCCGTTTGAAATGGGGGCAATAACGTGCTTCAGACAAGGTGCCTTCTAGAGACTggcttaatttaaaaatcaaatgaaatcatcTGCAAGGGGGTACTCTTATGTTCAGAATACAGTTTACAGAAATAACtgctacttatttttaaagacttactCCCCCTTATTAGCACAGCTCTCTGCACAGACTTCATTACAGCGATAGGAATTTACACGTTTATTTTTCCTGATAGACTGTAAGTTCCATGGGGCAGAGACTATAACTATATGATTCCTCATGTGTGTGTGGACCTAGCTCCTATTcactgttgaatgaataaataaataaataaataatctcaaTCTATACACATGAGGAAAATGGTATAACTATATGAACCTATTATTATAGAAAAGAAAGTTCATAATTCTGATCTTGGTTTAGGAAACCCTTTTTTCCAAGTTAAGTACAGGTAATTCAGCTAAGACTTAGCAGAGTCACACAGAAGGAGGTTTCTGGTTCTGTTAGTGGGCAACACAATCAGGAGCTCTCAGTCTGTTATCCAAACTCCTGCCAGGTGAACTCCTATTATCTGAAATCATGCTACCCAAACTCAGAACCAAATGGACAGGGACACTTTTTTTTGGATGACTCTTTCATTATCGGAACTCTGGTGCTCAGCACCTGGAACTGGGGAACCAAAGTGATTCTTGTAAATATCCTCGGACTGCAAGGGCCGCCCTATtatccaaatatatttataacattcCCTTTAGTCATAGGAATAGACATAGGCGCAGACATAggcgcactcacacacacatgtacatatgtacaaGCCATCCTTTTCCTCGACAACACCTGTCATTTATCAGTGCCCAGGATAAAGAACATCATCTAATACAAAATTTCTGGAGCCTCTCCTGCCTAATTTTACAGTCAGGATCGGCTGCTCTGAGGAAGATTCTGAAGCTATGGCATGGTGGGTGGCGTCCTAAGCTGACAGGGACTCACTGTCactgaggaagggagaaggacaCCCTAAGTCCTTGGAGGGCCATCTCTGAGCCCCTTGCACCTAGCACAGAAGTCTCATTTAATGCTTCTTAAAAGAGCGAGTTCTTGGGCCAGCTTCAAAGGCAGGGGCAAGAACAAAACGTGACCGCGAGCCAGACGCGAACAGACTGGTGGTGGCTGAAATTGCTTTGCCTTTGTATTGAAATTTAGAGAGTATTTATGGAGTAATATGTACATTTTAACAGCATATTCAGAGATCCTTTGGGTACGGTTAAAGCAAGCCACCTCAAGTACACAACTTTTTCAACtataaggttttttgttttgttattttaatccttttaaaaagcaaacaaacttatttacaaaacagaaacagactcgcagacatagaaaacaaactatggttgcgggggaagggggtgggaagggacaaattgggagttcgagatttgcagatactgactggtatatataaaacagataaacaagtttatactgtatagcacaaggaattgtATTCGataccttgtagtagcttatggtgaaaagaatatggaaacgaatatattcatattcatgtatgactgaagcattgtgctgtacaccagaaattgtaaactgactatacttcaatgaaaaaacaaTATATGGTTTTACTGCTATTTATTCAGAAGAGACtcaagataaaaaaatttttaaccctTGCTCATGGGATGGAAGCAAATTCTCACCTATGGACCAGAGTGTTCTTGAGGCCACCAACCAGGCCTCGCGCGATGGTCTTCACCCTGGGCGTGAGGATTGCTTGCGAGACGTGGAAGGAGCCGCGGGGGGCGCGCTCGCTCAGCGTGGTCTCCAAGAAGAGGATGAGTTTGCTTACGCTGGTGGTGTTGGCCCAGGGCGCTGGGATCTTCTTTCCAGGCCACAGGAAGGGGTATTGCTTGTAGAAGGGACAGTGATAGAAAATGAGAAcctgaaatattcagaaaaaaataaaggagggcaATTTATGAACAAGCTGAACGTTAACTCCTTGGCTTTACACTGATTGCTAGGAGGAAAGGCACACAGATACAAACCCATGTGGAAATTCaagaattgttaattttttttagaagaatcAATAAGCAAAGATTTAAGAACTTGCTATATGTCTAACACTaaggtttttaacttttttcgGGTCATGAACACCTTTGGAAGTATGGTAAAATCCTGACCCCTTCTCAGATTGCTTGAAATGAATgcttaaaataaagcaaacaggATAACAAGGAGAATCAATGAGATGGATATATGGCCACCAACAGACTAGTGAAATTTGTAATAAATTAATAATGTATGTGCTTCATCATAAACACAGTCAACAAAAACATTTTGCTGTAAGTCTAATAGTTTCCCTAATTTTGAGTGAATGATGAAGATCTGTGATATTTCAAGATATCTGCACTAAATGAAATGTGATACGGGAAATCTGGTTTCTATGGGGACAAAGCCACAGGTGGTGCCAGCTCTGCCATGGGTGCCTGCCCACACTCATGATCAGTGGCCAGCAAGAGGCTAAGAGGAAGTATGTAGTGCTTCTCCCATCCAAACTCACAAAATTCTTAAATTCCACCCATACCCTCCCTTGGGACTCTTTGGACCACAGCTGGAGAAGCCCTGTGGTTAGTCCTGTCTACAAGGTGTGCCTCCTATGCTTTCAAAATTGACCCTCAGCTCTTGGGGTTGAGATCAGCCCACTGGACTAATCTGGGAGGACTTCAATCGTGCCTGCTGACTCTGAAACTGCCCttcccaggagagggagggagtcgGGGAAGACTTGGAGTCAGTGGATGGGCCTCCAGCAGGGCCTCTGAGGATGGTGgtgattttgaaaataattagcGAGCCACGTCCACAGCATTAATTAGTTTCTGAGACGCAGCTGAAGGACAGGGAATTGCTATTTTACTTGTCCCAATTCAGAGCTCTGCTGCTTGGGTTTCcagaaatactgtattttttctcCTCCTGGCACCAGGAATCCCTTCCTGGAGGAATGTCCAGCGTGCGTTTATACTCCCTGGACTGCAGTCCTCGGATAGCTGGCTCAAGAGCATAATCCTCCAGGCACCCAAGGATGAGGGCTCTGAATGTGTGTCTCATTTCCAGGCGCATGCAGCTCGTGACTAAGGTGCCTGACTGACTGCTCCTGAAGGCCGAGCTCGGAGCACCAGGCTCCGTGCACTGAACAGGCTAATAgctgttcttgttttttaatggTTCTGCGTAATGTCTGACGGACTGCTCATGATGTCGGTGGTAAACACGTGTGTTAATGAGGTTAATCACAGGCTCATCATAAGCAGATTGCCTGGGAGATTGGGGAGGATTTCCTGCTGGCTAGCATTCGTCACTGGCTAGTTTGGAAGGCTGGGGTCTCCATCATCCGAAAGTGTGAAAAGCCGGGCTGTGAAAGGGACTGCTGGGGAGGCGGGAGGCTGTGTGATCCTCAGTCAGGGCCCGTCAGACCATTTTCTGTGCCTCCTGGGCCGAGCTTAGGGTCAGGGGAGGAAAGGACAGTGCTGATCTTTACTCTGCCTTGGAAAACGAGTAAAAAGTACAAATTATACAAAAGCGGCTTTCTGCCTTTCCCCAAGATCCCTTCTCGAGCAATCTGATCCCGAAGGTTAGAGGGAGAATTTCTGTTTACAGTAGGAGGTCGTCCTAGCAAACCAACTCATCCTACAGAATTCTGGGGGCACTAACACTGGCTCAGGGCCTGCATTTTGCATCGAGCTCCCGACCTTGCCCTGCTGGATTTTTCTTGAGATATTCTTCCCTCCAGCTCATCAATTCATGTGCAGATTGTCTCTTGAGGCTCAGATTTTAAATCTCATTTCCTTTAAGAATTATTCTTAAACTGACCTCTTCTTATTTTGATGGTGCTTATACATGGGCCCCTGGGATGTAGATTTATATTATGTACTGTTTTTCAGTTGGTGGACCACAAAACCCTTTTCTTCATATAATATACATTTGAGGCAGTTTTGTCTTGTGATTGTATAAATcagctgttttatattttactagTGTCATATACTCTTACCTTCTCGTTAAGAGTCTAAACACTGCCAAGCTATAAATTAAATCCTCAGAAACCATGTCACTAATGTACAGACGCATACCCATGAGCTGGGATGTAATTGCATACTGAGTAAATGAAATGTGACTGAATGGTGGTACACTTCTTGCTATTAAATTGTAGTAATAAAATACTCTGGGGATTACATGCAAGGCAGCTCATTACATGATGAATACTTAAGGTTTAACCATCAGCATGGCACGGCCCCAGCAGGAGGGGGATGACTGAGGACTCTGAGATCTCTTTGATTAGCTTTTAAGAAGAGACATGGCAGGGAAAATTTGAgaaaaggagaacagagaaatCCTAGAATCAAGTTGATGACATGTCATCACAGTCTCTTTCCTTCATAATTTTAGGAGTGTCTGTAGTTGGATGACACAGATTAGCCATACTTAAAAACTATAATAGATCTTCACTCTTCTGCCAGAAATTCACTGTCCACATGATCCATTATTCCTGCAATTATCTGTTATTCTTACAAACTTCAAAATGATTTTATATGCAATGTGGCAGCCCATGCagactactgtgtataaaattataaaactatatttaTAATAGATATCTGTTTATAAATTTAGCCGTACTCCAATTTAACCTCACCTGAATCCTAGTATTCAAAAGCTCTCTTACAGATCTTCCCTTTCTCCCATTCTGCTAACCCTCTGAGACCCTCTGATAACAGAGGTTCATGAATAAAGAGGAAGTGTTTTTATTAGCATAATCAATGACACTATTTGTGAAAATCACCAAAACATGTGAACAGCCCTGGGCGAGCCCTGCATGCTGTGGGAACGCTGGAGAGCCCCACTCCTGTGATTCAGTCCTGGCCCTGGAGGCTCACTGACAATGTTCCCTTGCAAGTTGCGTAATtgctccctgcctcagttttctcacttgtaaaatgaggatgataatgaAATACCTACGTCGTAATGTtgctgagaagattaaatgaattccAGTACTTTGTACATTGCAAAGGCTTAGTAAATGTTATTATTCTTGTTATTACCAGTATTTAATATCGTAAGAGatttcactggggaaaaaaaatctctccaaattAGACCCAGGAGTCTGCACAGATATAAATTTAGGTTTAGGGGAGAGGTGTGATAAATATCTGGCAAAATAGTAGTGACGGAATACAGCTTAGATCAACCTTACCAGATGCTAAGCGTTAACTCATTAGTCTCAGTGCAGTCAGACCTTTAGCACGTTTCCGGGCGTGGGAAGCCACCTGGCTTCCCGGCACTCAGGCCAAGGCCGGGAAACACCCTTAAATCCTCCCAGTCGCAACAGTTGGGAAACCCTGTTAGCTCCTCCTTCTGACAGATTCAAAATCCGGCCACTTCCCACTGAGGGTCTCCTCCCtggcttccctccttccccagctgtcTCTGCTCCAGATTTCTTCCCAGCAGTCAAAGGGATACCATCAAAGCCCAAGTCAGCTCACAGCACCCTGTGCTCAGAGCCCTCCTCACTCGAGTAAAAGCCGAGTCCTCAGCGTGCCCTCAAGGCCCCACGATCACCCATcatccctgcccagcctcctccgCTGGTCTGCGCTCCAGACCCACGGCCGGCCCCGCTTTCCCTCAAAGATGGCACGTACCCTCCTGCGTCGGGGCTCTGCACTGGCTGCTTCCTCTGCTGGGAAAGCTCTTCCCTCAACAGGTTAACTCCCTCCAATGAGGGCTACCCTGATCAACCTATTTAAAACTGTGACCAATCCTCCAGCCCACAGAACCCTGACCATGCTTGGCTCTCTTTTCCCATCACTCTTATTACTTCCTAACattatataaagtatatttatcatgtttattATCTATGACCTACCTCCCTTCACCGCAATGAAATCTCCATAAGGCAAGgatctttgtttcatttactgATTTATCCCAAAGGCTTAGAATGGTGCTTGGCACCTACTTggtattcaacatatatttgcaGATGAATCATCTTTAATTGATTTCTAATGAAAAGTTATTTCCTTAGTTCAAAATAACTGCCTTTTTAAGATGTTTTGGCTAATGCACTTATGTGTAAGGGAGCAACTGTGAATGAAAGgtacttgctttaaaaaaaatgtttttttaaatggaagtactggggattgaacccaggactttgtgcaggctaagcatgagctttaccactgagctgtaccagaccccacctttttttttttattttccttttttaaagagagTATATATCAGAGCCTGACCATTCCTGAAGCTCTCCTCTCGCACTATCCATCATCCTCTGGGACCACAGCAGAATATATCCGAGGCCCACACTCTTTTTTCCAGAGTCTGTCCTTCACGGGTCAAAGTTAGGGCCCTTCTCGACCTGGGGGTGCTCTGCCAGCCTTCATCCCTTTGTGGGCTCTTCCTTCCTTAACTCCGTCTCCCCCTCTGACCCAAACCCCGTGAAGACAGCCTTTTCAGTGTTAACTGTTAACACCCAAGAGGAACTACTTCACACGCCTTTGTCAGCCAATGCACTTACCTACCAACTGCTATTTGGCAGGGATGATCTGACACTGAGCTGAAGGCAGGATGGAATAGACTATCCCTAAGGGGAACTATGAGGGTGAAAATGGACTCACTTGGAGATGGGTGGTAATGGTAATGGCCAACTGGTCCTATTTCACAACTGTGCCTTGGGCTGGTTCTGGCCAGGCCATCCAGCATCAACTGAGATGCTCAACAGGTTGCCCAACGAGTTATGAATATTTGGCAGGTGTTAATCCCAGTTCAACGGTGCCCAGGGGAGCCCTTGATGCTGTCCTAGAGCCCAGGAACCAATGCACAGATCTTCGTTATACCAAACAATCTATGCCTTCTAGCCCAAGAGCCCTGGAGGGAGCTGTCTTAGAGCCAGtgacaagaaagagagagagttaCGTTCTTGCCCTTGGAAGCTCTTCTCTGTCCCCGCCTACCTGGCACTTCTTCTCCCACAGCGTCTGCAGCTTCATATTCTCCACACTGCAGGCTGAGCACAGCTTGTTCCCAAAGGCCTCCTGGATCCGGAGAATCAGGCGTTTGTGATGGGCCTCATCCATGGCGTAGAAGTGGTTGAAATCCAGGAAGACAATCTCTCGGGGGTGCTGCATGAGGAACGAGTCAATCTCCATCAGCCCATCCCAGACCCTGATGCCAAAAAGCCCATGAATGAAGTAGATTTCCTGGTCGGCATCCCCCGGCTTGGAAGACACACGCAGGTCGAAGTAGCGGATCCCAGCTTCCAGCTGTTCTCGGAAGCTCAGGTTCTGAGTCACAGACCACTTCTTCATGAGCTTCTTCACCAAGGAGATCCTGGCGAGGCGTTTGACGGCAGGGGTTTGGTCGGGCCCCACGGGGGACTTTTCATCTACCCAGTAGCTGAAGGAATCATGGGAGCCTGCACAAACCAATACACGGGAAAAAAGCAGCTGAGCCTGGAGCTGGGAAGGGTAAGCCGGTTGATCAGAAAACCACAAGAATTAAGAGCCAAACACACGCACAGAATGTAGTAAACGAATACTTGTAAGACTCTTCAAGCTTGCTGGGAAtgaaatacacacaaataaaagGAACGCAGTCTCATTAGCAGCTTGTTTAGCCCGGGGTAAAACCATAATTTCATACATTGCTAGTGTAAGGTAAATTAATAAATGCCCTTTTgggaaagctatttaaaaatgtgtttggaaaGAGGAGCTTTAAAATATTCATGTCATTTGATCAAGTAATTTTGTTTCAGGAAAGCTATTCTAAAGAGCTACACTAATGTTTGGAAGAACAAAGATGTGTGCTGAAGACTATTTGTAATAGAGACAAACCAGAGGCTGCTGAGGTGATTCTCACAGAAAAATGCTCACCGGTGGTGCAGGGGCTGTCTTCACGCAGGTGCTGACACAGAAGGTGGGGAACTGCTGAGCCCACCTCAGCAGTGCTGGGGCAGGCATTTAAATTCCAGGAAAGAATTTTATGCTTCTGTACACAACATTTTCCTTTTATGCTTTTGTATATACTATTTTCCTATTGTAAAAATAAGTCAGTAGGAATGGTTTCTTGGCAGATAAGAGAAACATTTTGAAGAGCTCAACATGGGTAAGTTAGATGTCCCTCTTTCTGAACTCATCTCTTAATAGCCCATATCTGCTATTCAATAATCAAATGCACGTTCTATTTCTCTGCCTTAAAGAGGGTAAGAATCCTCCCAGAGACTGAGATGATCTTACTGATGTAAAGTCTAAGTGACCACGAGAGGCACATTTCTAACTATAGAGAGAAAATACTTCAGTAGTAAGAAGGTAAAAATTAACTCGAACAAATGC harbors:
- the PLCXD2 gene encoding PI-PLC X domain-containing protein 2, with amino-acid sequence MLAIRKVRRKLRMGTICSPNPSGTKTSLEVCNADWMASLPTHLHNVPLSHLAIPGSHDSFSYWVDEKSPVGPDQTPAVKRLARISLVKKLMKKWSVTQNLSFREQLEAGIRYFDLRVSSKPGDADQEIYFIHGLFGIRVWDGLMEIDSFLMQHPREIVFLDFNHFYAMDEAHHKRLILRIQEAFGNKLCSACSVENMKLQTLWEKKCQVLIFYHCPFYKQYPFLWPGKKIPAPWANTTSVSKLILFLETTLSERAPRGSFHVSQAILTPRVKTIARGLVGGLKNTLVHRNLPAILDWVKTQKPGATGVNIITSDFVDLVDFATTVIELNDLLQEDRALAKC